The Streptomyces sp. HUAS CB01 genome has a segment encoding these proteins:
- a CDS encoding ABC transporter substrate-binding protein, whose amino-acid sequence MPGRRRSTAVALASTASMALLATACTGSHDTGATDDPKARTTLTFWHGWSSPGEVAAIEDNIAAFEKKHPNITVRVVKGITDDKLNQALRAGGSNAPDVVSSFTTDNVGRFCSTNALADLGPFLDKAGIDPAKTFLPQMAKYTEHEGKRCTVPLLGDAYGLYYNKKAFAEAGITAPPKTLSEFDEVAAKLTKVKGDSYEQLGFMPNFQGYETTFEHYAAQFGVRYLDDRGRSALAADPQVKALLTWQKGLVDKLGGHRKLEKFRSALGDEWGPKHPLHTGQVAMQLDGEWRGRMAKDAGLPFEIGAAPFPVPDDQAADYGKGYLSGTILGIAGTSERKNAAWELVEYLSTDTDAVVSFANAIHNVPSTQAALKSPKLSDDPVYRTFVGIAQHPKSSHAPSSVNGGAFLLTAQDFGVRYEAGREKDLDAGLRRTDAQVDKDNEQAR is encoded by the coding sequence ATGCCCGGAAGACGCCGCTCCACAGCCGTCGCGCTCGCCTCGACCGCCTCGATGGCCCTGCTCGCCACCGCCTGCACGGGTTCCCACGACACCGGCGCGACCGACGACCCGAAGGCGCGGACCACGCTCACCTTCTGGCACGGCTGGAGCTCACCCGGCGAGGTGGCGGCGATCGAGGACAACATCGCGGCCTTCGAGAAGAAGCACCCCAACATCACGGTCCGGGTGGTCAAGGGCATCACCGACGACAAGCTCAACCAGGCCCTGCGCGCGGGCGGTTCGAACGCCCCCGACGTCGTCTCCTCCTTCACCACCGACAACGTCGGCCGCTTCTGCTCCACCAACGCCCTCGCCGACCTCGGTCCGTTCCTCGACAAGGCGGGGATCGACCCGGCGAAGACCTTCCTCCCCCAGATGGCCAAGTACACCGAGCACGAAGGGAAGCGCTGCACCGTGCCACTGCTCGGTGACGCGTACGGCCTGTACTACAACAAGAAGGCGTTCGCCGAGGCCGGCATCACCGCCCCGCCGAAGACGCTGTCCGAGTTCGACGAGGTCGCGGCGAAGCTCACGAAGGTCAAGGGGGACTCCTACGAACAGCTCGGCTTCATGCCGAACTTCCAGGGCTACGAGACCACCTTCGAGCACTACGCCGCGCAGTTCGGCGTCCGGTACCTCGACGACCGGGGCAGGTCCGCCCTCGCCGCCGACCCCCAGGTCAAGGCCCTGCTCACCTGGCAGAAGGGACTGGTCGACAAGCTGGGCGGCCACCGGAAGCTGGAGAAGTTCCGCAGCGCGCTCGGCGACGAGTGGGGCCCCAAGCACCCGCTGCACACCGGCCAGGTCGCCATGCAGCTCGACGGCGAGTGGCGGGGCAGGATGGCGAAGGACGCGGGGCTGCCGTTCGAGATCGGCGCGGCGCCCTTCCCCGTCCCCGACGACCAGGCCGCCGACTACGGCAAGGGCTATCTGTCCGGGACGATCCTCGGCATCGCCGGCACCAGCGAGAGGAAGAACGCCGCCTGGGAGCTGGTGGAGTACCTGTCGACCGACACCGACGCCGTCGTCTCCTTCGCCAACGCCATCCACAACGTCCCCTCCACGCAGGCCGCGCTGAAGTCGCCGAAGCTCAGCGACGACCCCGTCTACCGCACGTTCGTCGGTATCGCCCAGCACCCGAAGAGCTCGCACGCGCCGTCCTCGGTGAACGGCGGCGCCTTCCTCCTCACCGCGCAGGACTTCGGCGTCCGGTACGAGGCCGGACGGGAGAAGGACCTCGACGCGGGGCTGCGGCGGACGGACGCGCAGGTCGACAAGGACAACGAGCAGGCGCGCTGA